The Aeromicrobium senzhongii genome includes a window with the following:
- a CDS encoding 5-formyltetrahydrofolate cyclo-ligase, with product MSADVISEKVQLRTSLAAGRRTRSPQDRVAAAEAIALHAAALPALARAARVAAYLSMPSEPGTAPLLQWLQDRQVTVLVPVSHPDRSLTWVEHATDAVRAGSLGVPEPVGADLGPDALATCDIALVPALAVDHGGNRLGRGAGYYDRALAGFDGVVCALVFEDELLPHVPHETHDRPVDLVLTPAGVFRPLRD from the coding sequence ATGTCGGCCGACGTGATCAGTGAGAAGGTTCAGTTGCGCACGTCACTGGCCGCGGGGCGGCGCACGAGATCACCCCAGGATCGGGTGGCCGCCGCCGAGGCGATCGCCCTCCACGCGGCCGCGTTGCCGGCCTTGGCCCGCGCGGCCCGGGTGGCGGCCTACCTCTCCATGCCCAGCGAGCCGGGCACCGCTCCTCTCCTGCAATGGCTGCAGGATCGGCAGGTCACGGTGCTGGTGCCCGTGAGTCATCCGGATCGCTCCCTGACGTGGGTCGAGCACGCGACCGACGCCGTCCGCGCCGGATCGCTCGGCGTCCCCGAGCCCGTCGGCGCGGACCTGGGTCCCGACGCCCTGGCGACCTGCGACATCGCGCTCGTCCCGGCACTGGCCGTCGACCACGGCGGCAACCGGCTCGGCCGGGGCGCCGGCTACTACGACCGCGCGCTGGCCGGCTTCGACGGCGTGGTGTGCGCGCTGGTGTTCGAGGACGAGCTCCTCCCCCACGTCCCCCACGAGACGCACGACCGGCCCGTCGACCTCGTCCTGACCCCCGCG